One segment of Streptomyces sp. NBC_00576 DNA contains the following:
- a CDS encoding non-ribosomal peptide synthetase yields MSGYLTVLEEISARGLSIVAAGEDLRLQGPRERVDAELVGRIKAVKAELIAHLTPDPGLALTPLQQGYLAGRDEVFELGNVASYVYHEIEGHWDVDRLQAALNAVVARHDCLRHRFTPTQTQVRQPRVEVRINQVDLRDDDGTGLAGQRERWTHRMLPTAQAPLVAAEVSILAEDRMVLHVGHDGLVMDGISMFLFFRDWWARYEGEQPAAEEAAFESYVASLQVARTRKPYARAKAYWLERLDSGSLWGHPELPLAKSPSEITAPRFSQRVVRLPARRWAALKEHAAAAGVTPSGLLFTAYAETLACWGAGPRFTLTTTVANRPPIHPRILESIGQYSDPMLVSVELDRGVPFAERAKAVQERLRTDLDNRHFSGIEVLRELGLRSGGQPRMPFTFNSAIGYPLADVDGSALELFGSEVHTVSQTPQTWLNVFAMEQHGGVVVQLDGVDELFPAGLLDDLAGGYQRLLDLLADESEWHHHRFDLLPADQRERRRAANDTDRPLPQELLQQPFVARTRRAPRAPAVITSTGELSYAELYRRALAAAGRLRANGAGRDELVGLVMTRGPEQIVGIMATLLAGAAYLPVDSDLPARRQRELLDGGEVRCVLTNSGWSDPDGRRTVLALDCGTELEGTGPDDWPDPGPIAGAHPDDLAYVLPTSGTTGTPRGVMVSHRSVANVVADCTRRFDVGPGDRLFAVSAFSFDLSVYDVFGALSVGAAIVLPDHDRAADPTHWLEMCARSGVTVWNSVPQIVALLHEQALADGLSPLADLRLVMMSGDRVPPELPSALRASLPGLDVVSLGGPTETTVWNMVHPVGPDEDGSRSIPYGRPNDNNKAYVLDEDGLDLPDWVTGEIHASGTGLARGYWKDERTTGERFVFDRRRGVRLYRTGDLGRYLPSGEIDILGRSDFQIKVNGYRIEAGEVETRLVALPGVRQAAVVRRPGSRGDRLVAHLVPSEQEPQTTESDGERRRWEDEVRTALREQLPEYMVPSAVVWHDSLPLTANGKIDRSRLAADDVPEAETALSGDAVPGEGIERELAELWASVLKLPEVDALTPLTDIGADSLAAARILAGVRKRYKVTIPLSELVRVNTVRAMAARIGQAK; encoded by the coding sequence GTGAGCGGTTACCTGACGGTGTTGGAGGAGATCAGCGCCCGGGGCCTGAGCATCGTCGCCGCGGGAGAGGACCTGCGACTGCAGGGACCACGCGAGCGCGTGGACGCCGAACTGGTCGGCCGGATCAAGGCGGTCAAGGCGGAGCTCATCGCCCACCTCACCCCGGATCCCGGGTTGGCGCTGACCCCGTTGCAGCAGGGCTACCTGGCCGGCCGGGACGAGGTGTTCGAGCTGGGCAACGTGGCCAGCTACGTCTACCACGAGATCGAAGGCCACTGGGACGTCGACCGGCTCCAGGCCGCGCTCAACGCCGTGGTCGCCCGGCACGATTGCCTGCGTCACCGGTTCACGCCGACGCAGACCCAGGTCCGGCAACCGCGGGTCGAGGTCCGGATCAACCAGGTCGACCTGCGTGACGACGACGGCACCGGCCTCGCCGGGCAACGCGAACGCTGGACCCATCGAATGCTGCCGACCGCCCAGGCGCCGCTGGTGGCGGCCGAGGTGTCGATCCTCGCCGAGGACCGGATGGTCCTCCACGTCGGTCATGACGGCCTGGTCATGGACGGGATCAGCATGTTCCTGTTCTTCCGCGACTGGTGGGCACGGTACGAGGGAGAACAACCGGCCGCCGAGGAGGCCGCGTTCGAGTCGTACGTGGCCAGTCTTCAGGTCGCCCGCACCCGCAAGCCCTACGCCCGGGCAAAGGCGTACTGGCTGGAGCGCCTCGACAGCGGCAGCCTGTGGGGGCATCCGGAGCTGCCGCTGGCGAAGAGCCCGTCCGAGATCACCGCACCACGGTTCTCCCAGCGTGTCGTCCGGCTGCCGGCGCGGCGGTGGGCGGCGCTGAAGGAACACGCGGCCGCGGCCGGTGTCACCCCGTCCGGCCTGCTGTTCACCGCGTACGCCGAAACCCTCGCGTGCTGGGGCGCGGGCCCCCGCTTCACCCTGACCACCACGGTGGCCAACCGGCCGCCGATCCACCCGCGCATCCTGGAGTCGATCGGGCAGTACAGCGACCCCATGCTCGTCTCGGTCGAGCTGGATCGTGGCGTGCCCTTCGCCGAGCGGGCCAAGGCGGTGCAGGAACGGCTGCGGACCGACCTCGACAACCGGCACTTCTCCGGCATCGAGGTACTGCGCGAACTCGGCCTGCGCAGCGGCGGGCAGCCGCGCATGCCCTTCACCTTCAACAGCGCCATCGGCTATCCACTCGCGGACGTGGACGGCTCCGCCCTCGAACTGTTCGGGTCCGAGGTGCACACGGTCAGTCAGACACCGCAGACCTGGCTCAACGTGTTCGCCATGGAGCAGCATGGCGGGGTCGTCGTCCAACTCGACGGTGTCGACGAACTGTTCCCGGCCGGTCTGCTCGACGATCTGGCGGGGGGATACCAGCGTCTGCTCGACCTGCTCGCCGACGAGAGCGAATGGCACCACCACCGGTTCGACCTGCTGCCCGCCGACCAGCGAGAGCGCAGGCGTGCCGCCAACGACACCGACCGGCCACTACCGCAGGAACTGCTGCAGCAACCGTTCGTGGCCCGGACACGGCGCGCTCCGAGGGCGCCCGCGGTGATCACCTCGACCGGTGAGCTGAGCTATGCCGAGCTGTATCGGCGGGCTCTCGCCGCCGCGGGCCGGCTGCGCGCCAACGGGGCGGGCCGCGATGAGCTCGTAGGACTGGTCATGACCCGTGGACCCGAGCAGATCGTCGGAATCATGGCCACGCTCCTGGCGGGTGCGGCCTACCTGCCGGTCGACTCCGACCTGCCCGCCCGGAGGCAGCGGGAACTGCTCGACGGCGGCGAGGTGCGGTGCGTGCTCACCAACTCCGGCTGGAGCGACCCGGACGGTCGGCGGACGGTGCTGGCGCTGGACTGCGGCACCGAACTCGAAGGCACCGGACCTGACGACTGGCCGGATCCCGGCCCGATCGCCGGGGCGCATCCCGACGATCTCGCGTATGTGCTGCCCACCTCGGGCACTACCGGCACCCCGAGGGGTGTCATGGTCAGCCACCGCAGTGTGGCCAACGTCGTCGCGGACTGCACCCGCCGGTTCGATGTAGGTCCGGGCGACAGGCTGTTCGCGGTCAGCGCGTTCAGCTTCGATCTGTCCGTCTACGACGTGTTCGGCGCGCTGTCCGTCGGCGCCGCGATCGTGCTGCCCGACCACGACAGGGCCGCCGACCCGACGCACTGGCTCGAGATGTGCGCGCGGAGCGGGGTCACGGTGTGGAACTCGGTGCCGCAGATCGTGGCACTCCTGCACGAACAGGCACTCGCCGATGGCCTCTCCCCGCTCGCCGACCTGCGGCTGGTGATGATGAGCGGCGACCGTGTCCCGCCGGAACTGCCATCGGCCCTGCGGGCGAGCCTGCCTGGGCTCGATGTGGTCTCGCTCGGCGGGCCGACCGAGACCACGGTCTGGAACATGGTCCATCCGGTCGGTCCCGACGAAGACGGCTCGCGGAGCATCCCGTACGGGCGGCCGAACGACAACAACAAGGCGTACGTGCTCGACGAGGACGGACTGGACCTGCCGGACTGGGTGACCGGCGAGATCCACGCCTCGGGGACCGGCCTGGCCCGGGGGTACTGGAAGGACGAGCGGACGACCGGTGAAAGGTTCGTCTTCGACCGACGACGGGGCGTACGGCTCTACCGGACCGGCGACCTCGGGCGCTACCTGCCGTCCGGGGAGATCGACATCCTCGGCCGGTCGGACTTCCAGATCAAGGTCAACGGTTACCGGATCGAGGCGGGCGAGGTGGAGACACGGCTGGTCGCGCTGCCCGGGGTCCGGCAGGCAGCGGTGGTCCGCCGGCCGGGCAGCCGGGGCGACCGGCTGGTCGCACACCTGGTGCCGAGTGAACAGGAGCCGCAGACAACGGAGTCGGACGGCGAGCGGCGGCGCTGGGAGGACGAGGTCCGTACCGCGCTGCGCGAACAACTGCCGGAGTACATGGTTCCGTCGGCCGTGGTGTGGCACGACAGCCTGCCGTTGACCGCCAACGGCAAGATCGACCGGTCCCGCCTCGCCGCGGACGACGTGCCCGAGGCCGAGACCGCGCTGTCCGGCGACGCCGTACCGGGGGAAGGCATCGAACGGGAGCTCGCCGAGCTGTGGGCGAGCGTGCTCAAACTGCCCGAAGTGGACGCCCTGACCCCGCTGACCGACATCGGCGCCGACTCGCTCGCCGCGGCACGCATCCTGGCCGGTGTGCGCAAGCGGTACAAGGTCACCATCCCGTTGTCGGAACTCGTCAGGGTGAACACCGTACGGGCCATGGCCGCCCGGATCGGCCAGGCGAAATGA
- a CDS encoding AMP-binding protein, with protein MSVINQLVSGPPRPGNRLSVARLGRTESWDLTEVWELSGRVAGYLLGLGIRPGDRIGVLAANSLEWVLLDLAALRIKAVTAGFDPGKFDVSGTELVTRYGLAVLFTDQDPTADRVRPVAAVRELPPSDADLPSVVWEHGDAPALKFTSGSSGPAKSLLASAGSIDSSLAAVQDMFAHGPGDDIFVFLPLSLLQQRYWVYSAFVFGHDVTISTYEAAFATLRTTRPTVVMGVPGFYETTRAHLEATAARTGASPPEVAVEVFGDRIRYLWTGSAPANPATLRYFTEAGLPIFEGYGLNETCIVAKNHPGAHRPGSVGRVLPGKEVLIDSDGVINIRGELPVATRYEHAEPGESEAMFRPGGIVRTGDLGHLDEDGYLFVRGRADDVIVLENGKKIIVRPIEERLKACAVIEDCVVTNPSQRQLVAIVSPTASHPVDTETIAAALRQTNAALGHDEQITKAVLADRFTVENGLLSSQFKPRRKQIEARYRGLVIDPEEGIRA; from the coding sequence ATGAGCGTGATCAATCAGCTGGTCAGCGGTCCGCCGCGGCCGGGCAACCGCTTGTCCGTCGCCCGCCTCGGCAGGACCGAGTCATGGGACCTCACCGAGGTCTGGGAACTGTCGGGCCGGGTCGCCGGGTACCTGCTCGGCCTCGGCATACGGCCGGGCGACCGGATCGGCGTACTCGCGGCGAACTCGCTGGAATGGGTGCTGCTCGATCTGGCCGCACTGCGGATCAAGGCGGTGACCGCGGGATTCGACCCCGGCAAGTTCGACGTGAGCGGCACCGAACTCGTCACCCGTTACGGCCTCGCGGTGCTGTTCACCGACCAGGACCCGACGGCCGACCGGGTCCGTCCTGTGGCCGCGGTGCGCGAACTTCCCCCGTCCGACGCGGACCTGCCGTCGGTGGTCTGGGAACACGGCGACGCACCCGCGCTGAAGTTCACCTCGGGCAGCAGCGGCCCGGCCAAGTCGCTGCTGGCGAGCGCGGGAAGCATCGACAGCTCGCTCGCCGCGGTGCAGGACATGTTCGCGCACGGCCCCGGTGACGACATCTTCGTATTCCTGCCGCTGTCCCTGCTTCAGCAACGGTACTGGGTGTATTCGGCGTTCGTGTTCGGTCACGACGTCACGATCAGCACCTACGAGGCCGCCTTCGCCACCCTGCGCACGACGCGGCCGACGGTGGTGATGGGCGTGCCCGGTTTCTACGAGACGACACGCGCCCACCTCGAGGCCACGGCCGCCCGCACCGGAGCCTCCCCGCCCGAGGTGGCGGTCGAGGTCTTCGGCGACCGGATCCGCTACCTGTGGACGGGCTCCGCACCGGCGAACCCGGCCACGTTGCGCTACTTCACCGAGGCCGGCCTGCCGATCTTCGAAGGCTATGGGCTCAACGAGACCTGCATCGTCGCCAAGAACCACCCCGGCGCGCACCGGCCCGGCAGCGTCGGCCGGGTCCTGCCGGGAAAGGAGGTGCTCATCGACTCGGACGGCGTGATCAACATCCGCGGCGAGCTGCCCGTGGCCACCCGCTACGAGCACGCGGAGCCGGGCGAGTCGGAAGCGATGTTCCGGCCCGGGGGGATCGTACGCACGGGTGACCTCGGCCATCTCGACGAAGACGGTTATCTGTTCGTGCGCGGTCGGGCCGACGACGTGATCGTGTTGGAGAACGGCAAGAAGATCATCGTGCGGCCCATCGAGGAACGTCTCAAGGCCTGTGCGGTGATCGAGGACTGTGTGGTGACCAATCCGTCGCAGCGGCAACTCGTCGCCATCGTCTCGCCCACGGCGTCGCACCCCGTGGACACCGAGACGATCGCGGCGGCGCTGCGGCAGACCAATGCCGCCCTCGGCCATGACGAGCAGATCACCAAGGCAGTCCTGGCGGACCGGTTCACCGTCGAGAACGGGCTGCTCAGCTCCCAGTTCAAGCCCCGCCGCAAGCAGATCGAGGCACGCTACCGCGGCCTCGTCATCGACCCCGAGGAGGGAATCCGTGCCTGA
- a CDS encoding acyl carrier protein — MPDSIETTARVALSEVLPQELTPQAIDLDAELDHLGLTSLNKVLFLTSVCDRTQVGLHHFTEHDLAAMRTLGQVVEALSCHKEMS; from the coding sequence GTGCCTGACTCCATCGAGACAACGGCCCGCGTCGCGCTGAGCGAGGTGCTGCCGCAGGAACTGACGCCGCAGGCCATCGATCTTGACGCGGAACTCGACCACCTCGGCCTCACGTCACTGAACAAGGTGCTGTTCCTGACGTCGGTGTGTGACCGGACCCAGGTCGGCCTGCATCACTTCACCGAACACGACCTCGCCGCGATGCGCACCCTCGGGCAGGTCGTCGAGGCGCTGTCCTGTCACAAGGAGATGAGCTGA
- a CDS encoding GNAT family N-acetyltransferase, producing the protein MNWSERAATVLDNGTVRLRPITAGDREPIRSVAMDPAIWRYFVALVSDEASFETFFDTMIADHAAGRRVVFHITDLATGRTAGSMSYGNLSEPDGRLEIGWSWLGQDFRGTGVNRHAKLLLLQNAFERLGAERVEFKTDRRNEQARRALRNIGATEEGILRSFNPMPDGTRRDAVYYSVLSGEWPSVRDRLTAKAEAG; encoded by the coding sequence ATGAACTGGTCCGAGCGCGCCGCGACCGTACTGGACAACGGCACTGTCCGCCTGCGGCCGATCACCGCCGGGGACCGGGAGCCGATCCGGTCGGTGGCGATGGATCCGGCCATCTGGCGCTACTTCGTGGCGCTGGTCAGTGACGAGGCATCCTTCGAGACCTTCTTCGACACGATGATCGCCGACCACGCCGCCGGCCGGCGGGTCGTCTTCCACATCACCGACCTGGCGACCGGCCGCACCGCCGGGTCGATGAGCTACGGCAATCTGTCCGAACCGGACGGCCGGCTGGAGATCGGCTGGTCCTGGCTCGGTCAGGACTTCCGCGGCACAGGCGTCAACCGTCATGCCAAGTTGCTGTTGCTGCAGAACGCCTTCGAACGACTGGGCGCCGAACGCGTCGAGTTCAAGACCGACCGGCGCAACGAACAGGCCCGCCGCGCCCTGCGCAACATCGGCGCGACCGAGGAGGGCATCCTGCGCAGCTTCAACCCGATGCCGGACGGTACCCGCCGCGACGCCGTGTACTACAGCGTCCTGAGCGGCGAATGGCCCTCGGTGCGCGACCGGCTCACAGCAAAGGCGGAGGCGGGGTGA
- a CDS encoding C45 family peptidase: protein MTTTFAVAHVVAHGEPYDIGFAHGTALKERLRAFLDDGVARLNHLLPTAVSVDSLSGDIAAHRAEIIRSTPRLAEELSGFAAGAGLTPDEATLLQLRREIMGYQRIPTRGDCTTYARPGVLAQTVDLNGNLDDQIAILEVGRGDRRALVLSFAGLLGYLGVNSRGLAVGLNLVLGGQWGPGVPPYLAIRHLLDSATSVESAVSALRSLPFASSRTIVLADATETAWVEVIGDEYRVMTAPESVHTNHFLAPDFTSRDELNVFARNSSLRRLRTAESGLRDLPADAAPDAHFAVLSQPPICVGDDGDIRRERTVAAVVLDAKNGALHLRPGNPRLSGTRSFTL from the coding sequence GTGACAACGACCTTCGCGGTGGCGCACGTTGTCGCCCACGGCGAGCCGTACGACATCGGCTTCGCGCACGGCACCGCCCTGAAGGAGCGGCTGCGCGCCTTCCTCGACGACGGTGTCGCCAGGCTCAACCATCTGCTGCCCACTGCCGTGTCGGTCGACAGTCTGTCCGGCGACATCGCCGCTCACCGGGCGGAGATCATCCGGTCGACGCCCCGGCTGGCCGAAGAGCTCTCCGGATTCGCGGCCGGCGCCGGGCTGACCCCGGACGAGGCCACCCTGCTGCAACTGCGCCGCGAGATCATGGGATACCAGCGGATCCCCACCCGAGGCGACTGCACCACCTACGCCCGGCCGGGAGTGCTGGCCCAGACCGTGGACCTCAACGGGAATCTGGACGACCAGATCGCGATCCTCGAAGTCGGCCGCGGCGACCGCAGGGCCCTCGTGCTGAGCTTCGCCGGGCTGCTCGGCTATCTCGGCGTCAACTCCCGCGGCCTCGCGGTCGGTCTCAACCTGGTCCTCGGCGGACAGTGGGGGCCGGGCGTGCCACCGTATCTGGCCATTCGCCACCTCCTCGACAGCGCGACCTCGGTGGAATCAGCGGTCTCCGCGCTGCGCTCGCTGCCCTTCGCCAGCTCCCGCACGATCGTGCTCGCCGATGCCACCGAAACCGCCTGGGTGGAGGTCATCGGCGATGAGTACCGGGTGATGACCGCACCGGAGTCGGTACACACCAACCATTTCCTCGCCCCGGACTTCACCAGCCGGGACGAGCTGAACGTCTTCGCGCGCAACTCCTCGCTGCGCCGGCTCAGGACGGCCGAGTCCGGTCTGCGGGACCTGCCCGCGGACGCGGCTCCCGACGCGCACTTCGCGGTGCTGTCCCAGCCGCCGATCTGCGTCGGCGACGACGGTGACATCCGCCGGGAGCGCACTGTCGCCGCCGTCGTCCTCGACGCGAAGAACGGAGCACTGCACCTGCGGCCGGGCAACCCCCGGCTGTCGGGAACCCGCTCTTTCACCCTCTGA
- a CDS encoding cytochrome P450 yields the protein MEALTTRATPDDLARVNLGDPQTFADYDLSDYWRTLRATQPLYRHPAVGDSPGFWVLSRYDDIVALYRDNATFTSERGNVLITLLGEGDSAAGLMVPVTDGHRHKELRNVLLKAFSPRVLSRIGEQVRRNTRTLLAAAVDRGECDFALDIASKIPMITICDLLGVPSEDREYMLSLTKSAISSDDQPEYSAAADTARNNILQYFLGMVEERRAAPREDAVSVLAGSTIDGEFLSEGEIVLNCYSLILGGDATARLTMIDSVHSFSTNPEQWAAFKRGDVSVKSAAEEVLRWASPTMHFGRTAVRDTEIHGTPIKQGDVVTVWNTSGNRDETVFADPDRFLIDRSPNKHIAFGHGPHYCIGAYLARLEISEVLLALRDFTTGFEITGPVRRIYSNLLTGISSLPVRFEPVSAEVEELVL from the coding sequence GTGGAAGCCCTGACCACCCGTGCGACGCCGGACGACCTGGCCCGCGTGAACCTGGGGGATCCTCAGACGTTCGCGGACTACGACCTGAGCGACTACTGGCGCACGCTGCGGGCGACCCAGCCCCTCTACCGGCATCCGGCGGTCGGGGACAGCCCCGGCTTTTGGGTACTCAGCCGGTACGACGACATCGTCGCCCTCTACCGTGACAACGCCACCTTCACCTCGGAGCGCGGCAACGTCCTGATCACCCTGCTGGGCGAAGGCGACTCGGCGGCCGGCCTGATGGTGCCGGTGACCGACGGGCACCGGCACAAGGAGCTGCGCAACGTCCTGCTGAAGGCGTTCTCGCCGCGTGTGCTGAGCCGGATCGGCGAGCAGGTCCGCCGGAACACCCGAACGCTGCTGGCCGCGGCGGTGGACCGCGGTGAATGCGACTTCGCGCTGGACATCGCGAGCAAGATTCCCATGATCACGATCTGCGACCTGCTCGGCGTTCCGAGCGAGGACCGGGAGTACATGCTCAGCCTGACCAAGTCCGCGATCAGCTCGGACGACCAGCCGGAGTACTCCGCCGCGGCCGACACCGCCCGCAACAACATCCTGCAGTACTTCCTCGGCATGGTCGAAGAGCGCCGTGCCGCGCCACGGGAGGACGCGGTCAGCGTGCTGGCCGGCAGCACGATCGACGGCGAGTTCCTCAGCGAGGGCGAGATCGTCCTCAACTGCTACAGCCTGATCCTGGGCGGGGACGCGACCGCCCGTCTCACGATGATCGACTCCGTGCACAGCTTCAGCACCAATCCGGAACAGTGGGCGGCGTTCAAGCGCGGCGACGTGTCCGTCAAGTCGGCGGCGGAGGAGGTACTGCGCTGGGCCTCACCGACCATGCACTTCGGTCGCACCGCGGTACGGGACACGGAGATCCACGGGACCCCGATCAAGCAGGGCGATGTGGTGACGGTGTGGAACACCTCGGGAAATCGTGACGAGACGGTCTTCGCCGACCCGGACCGGTTCCTCATCGACCGGTCGCCGAACAAGCACATCGCGTTCGGGCACGGTCCGCACTACTGCATCGGCGCGTACCTCGCGAGGCTGGAGATCTCCGAAGTGCTGCTCGCGCTCCGCGACTTCACCACCGGGTTCGAGATAACCGGGCCGGTCCGCCGGATCTACTCCAACCTCCTCACCGGGATCAGCAGCCTGCCGGTGCGTTTCGAACCGGTCTCGGCCGAGGTGGAGGAACTGGTGCTCTGA
- a CDS encoding sulfite exporter TauE/SafE family protein encodes MLEILLVLLAGAAAGALNAIGGGGTFVALPVLVAFGLSPVTANALSRVALVPGAVASAWVYRRELTPVGPTSTKSLTVVSVAGGGVGASLLLALPASSFDAAAPWLLAFATVVLAFGRNLSKALDTALGRSVGMSSRAVLIGQFVLAVYGGYFGGAVGIMMLALWSIGLGLDAAVSNPMRIAQLAAIYLSATVLFLVASDTLSSPLLLTGMLVGAVAGGFAGAHLARRLPARLLRGVILATAVIMTVLYFLRG; translated from the coding sequence GTGCTCGAGATACTGCTCGTCCTGCTGGCCGGTGCCGCCGCCGGAGCGCTGAACGCCATCGGTGGTGGAGGTACGTTCGTGGCGCTGCCCGTTCTCGTCGCGTTCGGCCTGTCCCCGGTGACGGCGAACGCGTTGTCCCGGGTCGCCCTCGTACCCGGGGCCGTGGCCAGCGCCTGGGTCTACCGACGCGAACTCACCCCGGTCGGACCGACATCCACGAAGTCCCTGACGGTGGTCAGTGTGGCCGGCGGCGGAGTCGGTGCCAGCCTGTTGCTGGCGCTGCCTGCATCGTCCTTCGACGCCGCGGCGCCGTGGCTGCTCGCCTTCGCCACGGTGGTCCTCGCCTTCGGCCGCAACCTCTCCAAGGCGTTGGACACCGCGCTCGGGCGCTCGGTCGGCATGAGTTCCCGGGCCGTCCTGATCGGCCAGTTCGTCCTCGCCGTGTACGGGGGATACTTCGGCGGTGCCGTAGGCATCATGATGCTGGCCCTGTGGAGCATCGGCCTCGGCCTCGACGCCGCGGTCAGCAACCCGATGCGGATCGCGCAGCTCGCGGCCATCTATCTCAGCGCGACCGTGCTGTTCCTCGTCGCCTCGGACACGCTGAGTTCTCCGCTTCTCCTCACCGGCATGCTGGTCGGCGCGGTGGCCGGTGGCTTCGCCGGCGCCCACCTCGCCCGCCGTCTCCCCGCCAGGCTGCTGCGGGGCGTCATTCTGGCCACCGCCGTGATCATGACCGTTCTGTACTTCCTGCGCGGCTGA
- a CDS encoding LysR family transcriptional regulator: protein MRYDLDDLRLFLHIVDEGSITAGAHRMHLSLPSASARVRSLERHAGVALLIRGRRGVRPTPAGTTLARHARDVLVRTARLESAVASYTRSPNAPLILLGGGSAMHRLVPRALVSFLRAHPEVDVTVSESRTPQTVRMLTDGEADLGVVLDDEARDCGLHLEPLGDDSLVVIGQAGGVLAGRTALTYGEVAEHPLVGLDADSSLRRWIEKHLGPHAPVVRYRTTVANLNVLVALVVAGVGLAVVPRRAIDLHQPLDICELQDPWARRHHLLAWGVKGRASPTAIAALAEHLRQAALSEPSSRNAHGDPIGRRPFPDG, encoded by the coding sequence GTGCGCTACGACTTGGACGACCTGCGGCTCTTTCTCCACATCGTGGACGAGGGGTCCATCACGGCGGGTGCTCACCGAATGCACCTGAGCCTGCCTTCGGCCAGCGCCAGGGTGCGCTCGCTGGAGCGCCACGCCGGCGTGGCGCTGCTGATCCGCGGTCGGCGGGGCGTGCGGCCCACCCCGGCGGGCACGACTCTGGCCCGCCATGCACGCGACGTGCTGGTCCGGACCGCGCGCCTCGAAAGCGCGGTCGCGAGCTACACAAGGTCCCCGAACGCTCCGCTGATCCTGCTGGGGGGCGGTTCCGCGATGCATCGGCTCGTGCCGCGGGCCCTGGTCTCGTTCCTGCGCGCACACCCGGAAGTCGACGTCACGGTGTCCGAAAGCCGCACCCCACAGACCGTACGGATGCTCACCGACGGCGAGGCGGACCTGGGGGTCGTCCTCGACGACGAGGCCCGCGACTGCGGCTTGCATCTGGAGCCCCTCGGCGACGACTCCCTCGTCGTGATCGGCCAGGCCGGAGGGGTCCTCGCCGGGCGGACCGCGCTGACCTACGGCGAGGTCGCCGAGCACCCTCTCGTCGGGCTCGACGCCGACTCCTCGCTGCGCCGCTGGATCGAGAAGCACCTGGGGCCACACGCTCCGGTGGTCCGTTACCGCACCACCGTCGCCAACCTCAACGTGCTGGTCGCCCTCGTTGTCGCCGGCGTCGGGCTCGCCGTGGTGCCGCGCCGCGCCATCGACCTCCACCAGCCACTCGACATCTGCGAACTGCAGGACCCCTGGGCCCGCCGCCACCATCTGCTGGCCTGGGGCGTCAAGGGCCGGGCGTCGCCGACGGCCATTGCGGCGCTGGCCGAGCACCTGCGCCAGGCGGCACTCTCCGAACCTTCCTCCCGCAACGCACACGGAGACCCCATCGGGCGGCGGCCCTTTCCCGACGGCTGA